One Actinomycetota bacterium genomic region harbors:
- a CDS encoding DUF6290 family protein, whose product MSTISLRLPDSLHKKVRELAKSEDVSINQLIATALAEKMSALMTVDYLRERGALGDRAKYDAVLAKVRDVAPDDGDELPCPTKGST is encoded by the coding sequence ATGAGCACCATCAGCCTGCGTCTGCCCGATTCCCTTCACAAGAAGGTTCGGGAGCTCGCGAAGTCTGAAGACGTGTCCATCAATCAACTGATCGCGACCGCGCTCGCAGAGAAGATGTCGGCGCTCATGACCGTCGACTATCTCAGGGAGCGCGGCGCGCTGGGCGATCGCGCGAAGTACGACGCGGTACTCGCCAAGGTGCGTGACGTGGCGCCGGACGACGGCGATGAACTGCCATGTCCAACAAAGGGATCAACCTGA
- a CDS encoding putative toxin-antitoxin system toxin component, PIN family — translation MSQRVVIDTNVIISGLRSRKGASFRILRMIGSAEFEIALSVPLALEYEEVAKRESAELGLSHADVDVLMEYWCGIAHLQDIHFLWRPVLRDLEDDHVLELAVEAGCALIVTHNVRDFAGSEAFGVTAIRPGEFLRRIGVES, via the coding sequence ATGAGCCAGCGAGTCGTCATCGACACGAATGTGATCATCTCGGGTCTGCGCAGTCGGAAGGGCGCGTCATTCCGCATCCTTCGGATGATCGGCTCGGCGGAGTTCGAGATCGCGCTGTCGGTGCCGCTCGCACTCGAGTACGAGGAAGTTGCCAAACGCGAGAGCGCGGAGCTGGGGCTCTCCCACGCGGACGTGGATGTGCTGATGGAGTACTGGTGCGGCATCGCACACCTCCAGGATATCCACTTCCTGTGGCGCCCAGTGTTGCGCGACCTTGAGGATGACCACGTCCTCGAACTGGCGGTTGAAGCAGGATGCGCACTCATCGTCACACACAACGTGCGTGACTTCGCCGGCTCGGAGGCGTTCGGGGTCACGGCGATCCGGCCCGGTGAGTTCTTGAGAAGGATAGGAGTCGAATCATGA